Proteins encoded together in one Ipomoea triloba cultivar NCNSP0323 chromosome 4, ASM357664v1 window:
- the LOC116016100 gene encoding magnesium-dependent phosphatase 1-like — protein sequence MEEYCKNEALHILTRFRHLPRLVVFDLDYTLWPFCCHTRCKCEVPRLYPQVKAILCALKEVGVGVGIASRSPTPHIAADAYLWKLGIKSMVIAQEVFPSWSPKTEHFQRIHRRTGLPYNEMLFFDDETRNIDAVSKMGVTSILVSSKGIDLKTLWKGLSAFNQYNPFAIKPQCAIPMAPHNHRIVQPEPLPHWCCQNFVHMPCKFKRPLRHI from the exons ATGGAAGAATATTGCAAAAATGAGGCACTACACATTTTGACAAGGTTTCGACATTTGCCCCGTTTGGTCGTCTTCGATCTGGACTACACCCTCTGGCCATTCTGCTG CCATACGCGCTGCAAATGTGAAGTGCCAAGATTGTATCCTCAAGTGAAGGCCATTTTATGTGCTCTCAAGGAGGTGGGAGTTGGCGTTGGTATTGCCTCAAGATCGCCCACTCCTCACATAGCTGCAGATGCTTATCTCTGGAAGCTGGGGATAAAGTCTATGGTTATAGCACAg GAAGTGTTTCCCAGTTGGTCACCCAAGACAGAACATTTCCAGAGGATCCACAGAAGAACAGGACTGCCCTACAATGAAATGCTGTTTTTTGATGATGAAACTAGGAACATAGATGCG GTGTCTAAAATGGGCGTGACAAGTATATTAGTGAGCAGCAAGGGAATAGATCTTAAAACTTTATGGAAAGGACTCTCAGCATTCAATCAGTACAACCCGTTCGCAATTAAGCCCCAGTGTGCTATACCAATGGCGCCCCATAACCACCGAATTGTGCAGCCAGAACCACTGCCACACTGGTGCTGCCAAAACTTTGTGCATATGCCTTGCAAGTTTAAAAGGCCATTGAGACACATTTAG
- the LOC116015277 gene encoding subtilisin-like protease SBT3.18, with the protein MSTIMAATVVYLWALSLSVSLCVVHSMPTTHVYLVYLGHHQNQDPVLTSRYHLRLLATVFTRKEDAEEAMVYSYKHGLSGFSAKLNSSQAAALAGKKGVISVFKSKSLELHTTRSWDFLGLTLDYDSHGRIPLQLVHGDEIVVGVLDTGVWPELKSFQEEPGMRPIPRSWKGKCVSGEMFDPTRDCNRKLIGARYYIKGYEQQYGKLNKTTNPDYLSPRDYLGHGTHIAATAVGSVVKSAASFFGFGRGTARGGAPRARLAVYKACWNKDLDGICTEADVMAAFDDALHDGVDVISASFGLTPPLLPFFVSAADIGAFHAMQMGVSVVFSAGNSGPEASLVGNVSPWSICVAASSIDRTFPTQIILDNNVSFMGESLVSNGVKARLAGASSYFYDGVCKMENWKNRKASGRVILCFATIGSVLVEEAEAAAWRANASGLIFVEPLGRPVAYVTIIPVVRVDLIQGTQIGYYLAQSSKLPVIQILPSSTVLRKSPAPIVADFSSRGPSSISPDFLKPDISAPGVNILAAWPPNIPPTFFPTDRRSTNWNFQSGTSMSCPHVSGVVALIKSIHQDWSPAAIRSALITTAYNKDTSGDSILAGGSLEAADPFDVGAGHINPLKAIDPGLVYDMKTKDYIAYLCNIGYTEEQIRSLVVVSAHDAPCSCRGNRPTTADLNYPSITIINLQRTTTIRRTARNVGRCWRTAIYTVKIVSPNGVDVWVWPRVLVFTPFKQELTYYVSVRPKKASQGRYDFGEIVWSDGFHRVRSPLVILVTNSGVWNDIDESTAQLKAMAASY; encoded by the exons ATGTCGACGATCATGGCTGCCACTGTTGTATATCTGTGGGCACTTTCCCTCTCTGTTTCACTTTGTGTTGTTCACTCAATGCCCACAACTCAT GTTTACTTGGTTTATTTAGGACACCACCAGAACCAAGATCCCGTTCTCACTTCAAGATATCATCTTCGCCTTCTTGCTACTGTGTTTACTAG GAAAGAAGATGCAGAAGAGGCTATGGTGTACAGCTACAAGCATGGGCTATCAGGCTTTTCAGCAAAGCTTAATTCATCCCAAGCTGCGGCCTTGGCTGGTAAGAAAGGAGTAATATCAGTGTTCAAGAGCAAGAGTTTGGAGTTGCATACGACAAGAAGCTGGGATTTCCTGGGACTTACGTTGGACTATGATAGCCATGGAAGAATTCCTTTGCAGCTGGTTCATGGCGATGAGATTGTTGTTGGTGTTTTGGATACAG GCGTGTGGCCAGAGCTGAAGAGTTTCCAGGAAGAGCCTGGAATGCGGCCAATTCCCAGATCCTGGAAAGGGAAATGCGTGTCGGGTGAAATGTTCGACCCGACCCGAGACTGCAACCGCAAGCTCATCGGAGCACGTTACTACATCAAAGGCTACGAGCAACAGTACGGGAAGCTAAACAAGACAACCAACCCCGATTACCTATCACCTCGGGACTACCTCGGCCACGGCACTCACATAGCCGCCACGGCCGTCGGCTCCGTCGTTAAGAGCGCCGCCAGCTTCTTCGGGTTCGGGCGGGGCACCGCCAGGGGAGGCGCCCCGAGGGCCCGCCTCGCGGTTTACAAAGCCTGCTGGAACAAAGACTTGGACGGGATATGCACGGAGGCGGACGTGATGGCGGCGTTTGACGACGCGTTGCACGACGGGGTGGACGTGATCTCGGCCTCCTTCGGGCTGACGCCGCCGTTGCTGCCGTTTTTTGTGTCGGCGGCCGACATCGGTGCCTTTCACGCGATGCAGATGGGAGTGAGTGTGGTGTTCTCTGCAGGTAACAGTGGGCCCGAGGCATCCCTGGTTGGAAACGTGTCTCCATGGAGCATATGTGTAGCTGCATCTTCCATTGATCGAACATTTCCAACGCAGATTATTTTGGACAACAATGTATCCTTCATG GGAGAAAGCTTGGTCAGCAATGGAGTAAAAGCAAGATTGGCTGGAGCCAGTTCTTACTTCTATGATGG GGTTTGCAAGATGGAGAATTGGAAGAACAGAAAAGCATCAGGCAGGGTGATTTTATGCTTCGCCACCATAGGGTCAGTGTTGGTGGAGGAGGCGGAAGCGGCGGCGTGGAGAGCCAATGCGTCAGGGCTCATCTTCGTGGAGCCTCTTGGCAGGCCGGTTGCGTACGTTACTATAATCCCCGTCGTCCGTGTAGACCTAATCCAAGGAACTCAAATTGGTTACTACCTTGCCCAGTCTTCCAA GCTCCCTGTAATACAAATATTACCAAGTTCAACAGTCCTCAGAAAGTCTCCGGCTCCAATAGTTGCAGATTTTTCTTCCAGAGGGCCAAGCTCAATTTCCCCTGACTTTCTTAAG CCAGACATAAGTGCACCAGGGGTGAACATATTAGCAGCTTGGCCGCCAAACATCCCTCCAACGTTTTTTCCGACAGATAGGCGATCGACCAATTGGAATTTCCAGTCCGGCACCTCAATGTCGTGCCCTCATGTTTCCGGTGTAGTCGCCTTGATCAAATCCATTCATCAAGACTGGTCTCCGGCCGCCATCCGATCCGCTCTCATCACCACAG CGTACAATAAGGATACAAGTGGTGATAGTATTTTAGCCGGCGGATCTCTGGAAGCGGCGGACCCTTTCGACGTGGGAGCCGGTCATATAAATCCCCTGAAGGCAATAGATCCAGGGCTAGTCTACGACATGAAAACCAAAGACTACATTGCTTATCTTTGTAACATTGGCTACACCGAGGAACAAATCAGAAGCCTGGTTGTTGTGTCGGCGCATGACGCCCCGTGTAGCTGCCGAGGAAACCGGCCCACCACGGCGGATCTAAATTACCCGTCGATCACGATCATCAATCTCCAACGCACCACCACGATTAGGAGGACAGCTCGTAACGTGGGGCGGTGCTGGAGAACGGCGATTTATACTGTGAAAATTGTGAGCCCAAACGGCGTGGATGTGTGGGTTTGGCCCAGGGTTTTGGTGTTTACGCCTTTCAAGCAAGAGCTCACATATTATGTGAGTGTAAGGCCCAAGAAGGCGTCCCAGGGGAGGTATGATTTTGGTGAGATAGTTTGGAGTGATGGGTTTCATCGAGTTAGAAGTCCATTGGTGATTCTTGTAACCAATTCTGGAGTTTGGAATGATATTGATGAATCCACAGCTCAGCTCAAGGCTATGGCGGCTTCTTATTAA
- the LOC116016380 gene encoding YTH domain-containing protein ECT4-like: MASVTAPADQAADLLQKLSLESKPNTLEIPEPTKKASVDSTDVANGQTQSGDRSLTPLLPDFIDPAVCYVPNGYPYTAYHYGAYDGTGNEWENYPRYLNQDGVEMPGVYGDNGSLLYHHGYGYAPYAPYSPATSPVPTVGQDGQLYGAQQYQYPAPYFQPMTPTSGAYATPAAPAKGEIQTSAAVDEAPLSVDSAKGNPNDIANGGAVKGTNGSAPVRPFYQNSSFNANANGSFGRGTLPGGFASGYHDPRFAYDGLRSPIPWLDVTSFSDGQPRPVSSGPITSASNNSSSRNPSIRPHLMGLHHPRPISGMNATNGYANRMYPNKLYGQYGNTYRSGVGYSSNGYDSRTASRGWLSVDNKFKPRGGRGSSYYGYGNENMDGLNELNRGPRGKGSKTQKGFTPVALAVKGQNIPLTKTNDDEKEKSSLVPDRDQYNCSDFPVTYDDAKFFIIKSYSEDDVHKCVKYNVWASTPNGNKKLNEAYQEAQQKSGGCPIFLFFSVNTSGQFVGVAEMIGPVDFNKKVEYWQQDKWIGCFPVKWHIVKDVPNSLLKHITLENNENKPVTNSRDTQEVKLEQGLQVLKIFKDHASKQCILDDFEFYEDRQKRIQEKKAKQQLYQNQVWEGKTTDEKKETTNGEQKPQTPTEVVSEELNKEATPAEQVNGDAKVVENGSAAKSGDVMKGDNQVVSSDNKAIIANGVVNGCC; encoded by the exons ATGGCTTCCGTTACTGCTCCCGCTGATC AAGCTGCAGATTTGCTCCAGAAGTTGTCACTGGAATCAAAACCCAATACTTTGGAAATCCCTGAACCAACCAAGAAG GCCTCTGTTGACTCCACTGATGTGGCAAATGGTCAGACCCAGTCTGGTGACAGGTCTTTGACACCTTTGTTACCAGATTTTATTGATCCAGCGGTGTGCTATGTTCCTAATGGCTATCCTTACACTGCGTATCACTATGGAg CATATGATGGGACAGGCAATGAGTGGGAGAACTATCCAAGATATCTTAATCAAGATGGAGTTGAGATGCCT GGAGTATATGGGGACAATGGATCCCTTTTGTATCACCATGGGTATGGTTATGCTCCGTATGCCCCTTACTCACCTGCTACTTCTCCTGTTCCAACTGTGGGACAAGATGGCCAGCTGTATGGGGCTCAACAGTACCAGTATCCAGCTCCATATTTCCAGCCCATGACTCCAACAAGTGGTGCTTACGCTACTCCAGCTGCCCCAGCCAAAGGTGAGATACAAACCTCTGCAGCTGTTGATGAAGCACCTTTGTCTGTGGATTCTGCTAAAGGAAATCCTAATGACATTGCAAATGGTGGTGCCGTAAAGGGAACAAATGGCTCAGCACCTGTGAGACCTTTTTACCAGAATTCGTCCTTCAATGCAAATGCAAATGGCTCATTTGGAAGAGGTACATTGCCTGGTGGGTTTGCTTCTGGATATCATGATCCAAGGTTTGCCTATGATGGATTGCGATCTCCCATCCCATGGTTAGATGTAACATCATTTTCAGATGGGCAGCCTAGACCAGTATCCAGCGGTCCAATTACCTCCGCAAGCAATAACAGTTCATCAAGGAACCCGAGCATTCGTCCTCATCTGATG GGGTTGCATCATCCTAGGCCTATATCTGGAATGAATGCTACAAATGGATATGCCAATAGAATGTATCCAAACAAATTGTATGGTCAGTATGGAAACACATATAGATCTGGTGTAGGCTATAGTTCTAATGGTTATGATTCACGCACTGCCAGTCGTGGTTGGTTGTCTGTAGATAACAAGTTTAAGCCTAGGGGTGGTAGAGGAAGTAGTTACTATGGGTATGGGAATGAGAACATGGATGGTTTGAATGAGCTGAACAGGGGACCACGAGGTAAAGGTTCCAAAACCCAGAAGGGTTTTACACCAGTTGCTCTGGCAGTTAAAGGGCAGAACATTCCATTGACCAAAACAAATGATGATGAGAAAGAGAAATCAAGCCTTGTCCCTGACAGAGATCAATACAACTGCTCAGATTTTCCTGTGACTTATGATGATGCCAAGTTTTTCATTATCAAGTCTTACAGTGAAGATGATGTCCACAAGTGTGTCAAATACAATGTGTGGGCTAGCACTCCTAATGGTAACAAGAAGCTCAATGAAGCATACCAGGAGGCTCAGCAGAAGTCTGGGGGCTGCCctattttcctcttcttttcg GTTAATACCAgtgggcaatttgttggtgttgCTGAGATGATCGGTCCAGTTGATTTCAACAAGAAGGTTGAGTATTGGCAACAGGACAAATGGATTGGCTGTTTTCCTGTTAAGTGGCACATTGTGAAGGATGTCCCGAACAGCTTATTGAAGCACATAACCCTGGAAAACAATGAAAACAAACCAGTGACCAACAGCAGAGACACTCAAGAG GTTAAATTGGAGCAAGGCCTACAAGTCCTCAAGATATTCAAGGACCATGCTAGTAAACAATGTATACTAGATGATTTTGAATTCTACGAGGATCGTCAGAAGAGAATTCAAGAGAAAAAGGCTAAGCAACAGCTTTACCAGAATCAG GTGTGGGAAGGGAAGACCACAGATGAGAAGAAAGAAACTACTAATGGAGAACAAAAGCCTCAGACACCAACTGAAGTTGTATCTGAAGAGCTGAACAAGGAAGCAACCCCTGCTGAACAGGTAAATGGGGATGCCAAAGTTGTAGAGAATGGGTCAGCTGCAAAATCTGGAGATGTTATGAAGGGCGATAATCAGGTTGTGTCATCAGACAATAAGGCAATCATCGCAAATGGGGTTGTAAATGGCTGCTGCTAG